The Streptomyces laurentii region GTCGACGGTGAGCTCGGGAGTACGGCACAGCTTGAGGCCGTCGCGGGACAGGACCAGGGCGTGGCGGGCGCCGGGGGTGCGCTCCAGGAGTCCTTCCAGGAGCCAGTTGAGCTTCTCGTCGGTGGTCGCGGTCATCGGGTGTTGCCTTCTTCCGGGTGTGGGGTCTGGGGCCGGACAGCCTGTCGGAAGCTGTTGAAGCGGGCTGCCTGTTCCTTGGCGTCGGCCGGGCGGGGCCGGCTCTCGCCGGCCGGGGAGGTGGTGGAGTCGGTCTTCTCGGCCCTGCGGCGGGCTTCGGCGGCGGCGAGGGTACGGCCGCGGGGGCGGCGGGGCAGTCCGCTCTCGCCGAACAGCGGCAGGCCGGCGGTCGATTCGGACGCGGGCTGGTCGCGGGCCGGGGTGGGGTCCGGTACGGCGGGGTGCGTGGAGGGCGCGGGGTGCGCGGGTACGCCGGGGGCCGTGGTGGGCTCGGGGGCGGGGCGCGGGTCGCGGGCCGGGGCCTGGGCCTGGGGGGCGGTGCCGTGCGCGGGTTCCGGTTCGGGGACCGGGGCGGCGGCGGGCCGGGCGGCGGGTGCCGGGGCCTTGGCCTGGGCCGGGATGGAGGTGCGGGCGGCCGGGACCGGGGCGGGGGCGGGTGTGGTGACGCGGGTGAGGATCTCCTGCGGGAGCATCATCAGCGCGCCGGTGCCGCCGCGGGCGGAGGGGCGGAAGGACACGGTCAGGCCGTGCTTGCGGGCCAGCCGGCCGACGACGGCGAGGCCGAGGCGGGTGCCGGACAGGCCGGTGAGGCTCTGGTCGGTGGCGGCGACGGCGCGTTCGGCGCGGCGCAGCTGGACGTCGCTCATGACCAGGCCGCTGTCCTCGACGGTGATGACGACGCCGGCCGGGACCTCTTCGACGTACACGTGGACTTCGGCCGTGGGCGGCGAGAAGTTGGCGGCGTTGTCGAGGAGTTCGGCGAGCGCGTGCATCACGCCTTCGGCGGCGTGGCCGGCGATGGCGACGTCGCTGGTGGAGTGCAGGCGGACGCGCTGGTAGCCGCTGATGCGGCCCATGGCGCCGCGCAGGATCGACTCCATCACGATCGGCTTGGCCCAGCGCCGGCCGGAGCGGGCGCCGGTCAGGACGGCGACGGAGTCGGCGAGGCGGCCGGCCTGGGCGGTGCGGTGGTCCAGGTGGAGCAGGTCGGCCAGGACGTCCTCGGCCGCGTGACGGTGTTCCATCTCGCGCAGGTCGGCGAGCATGCTGGTGGCCAGGGCCTGCATCCGGCCGGCGGCGTTGGCGCAGGCGGCGAGGGCGGCGGACCGCTCGCTCTCGCTGCGGGCCATACGGGCGGTCAGCCGGGTGATCTCGGTGTGGTGCTGGGCGGTGTCGGCGGCGGCCTGGGCGGCGAGCCGGGTGGTCTCGCTGTCGGAGGCGGCCTGGAGGCGGGCCGATTCGGCGGCGGCCGCGGCCTGGATACGGGCGGACTCGGCGGCGTGGCGGCGGTCTTCGGCGGCGGAGGCGGTCACCAGCTTGCCGATCTCCGCGGCGGAGCGCTGGGTCTCCGCGGCGAGCCGGGCGCGCAGCCGGGTCGCGGTGGCGCGGGCGTGGACGGCGGCTGCCACGGCGGCGGACAGCAGTACAGCGCAGGTGCTCGCGCCCCAGGCCAGCGGGGCCTGTACCGAGCCGGGGGCGGCCAGGACCGCCCACAGGCACAGGGAGCCGGTGACGGCCAGTGAGGTCAGCAGGGCCAGTACGGCCGGCCGGGATGAGGGGCTCAAGTGCGGTCCTTGGGGGCGGACGGGACAGGCGGAACGCCGGAACGACGGAATGACGGAACGGTGGAACGGTGGAACGGTGGAACTGCGGGAGGGCGGAACGGGTACGGGGGTGGTGCGAGGGTGGTGCAGGGGGGCGGTGCGGCAGGGGACGGAGCCGGCCGGACGACGCCTACCGGATGAAAACGGGCCTATCGGGACGGCTCAGGGCATCAGCGGAGAACGAAGCAAGCGGACTTGATCATTCTTGGGCAAGTCTTGGTCATCATACGAGAATTGACGTCGCCTTCGGTAAGGACCTCGTGACTCCTTTCCGGGCGCGGGCGGGGAGGCCCGGACGGCCCGGTCGCCACACGTCCGTGACCCCGTCGTCCCCGTGCCGGCCGCGCCCCGGAAGCGGGACGGCCCGGGGCCGCGTGTACGCGGTCCCGGGCCGTCCCGGTCAGGGGGTGAGGGGTACGGGTCAGCCGCCGCAGCAGCCCTTGCCGCTCCCGGTGCCGGTGCCGGTGCCGGTGCCGTGGTGGGTCCCGGGCGGCTTGGGGTGGTGGCCGTCGTGGCCGCAGGGGGCGTGGGGGTCGCAGGGGTCGTGGGGCGGGCGGGGCGGCTGGGTGAGGCAGTGGCACAGGGTGCGCAGGAGGGTGGTGAGGGCGCCGCCGCAGCACGGCTCGCAGGGGGTGCCGCCCGGGGGCAGGGGGGTGCCGTTGACGAGGACGGGCGGGCGGCCGGGCTGGGAGACGATGACCGCCGGGGCGCCGGGGGTGCCCGCGGTCCAGGTGACGGGCACGGTGTAGCTGCCGTCGCCGTTGTCGGTGACCGGGCCGGTCAGGGTGGTGCCCGGGGCGGCGGTGAGGGGGAGGCCGTCGGTGCGGCCGGGGCCGAGCCGGTTGCCGTAGCGGTCGCGCGGGACCAGGGTGAGGGTGCCGCCGGTGGGGCCGCCGGTGACGGTGGTGGTGGTGTGGGCGGGGTCGACGGAGACGTCGACGTGGACGGTCCACTGGGTCTCGCGGCTGGACGCGCAGCCTTCGCCGTAGACCGCGCGGGCGTGGAAGGTGTAGTCGCCTTCGACAGTAAGCAGTTCGGGCAGCGGGTTGCCGAACAGGCCGGCCGGCTCGAAGGTGCCGTCGGTGTGGGCGGGGTCGTCGAAGAGGGGGAAGGTGTCGGTGGTGTAGGTGAACAGGGGGTGGCCCGCGGCCTTTTCCAGGGTGCGCAGGGTCGACTGGCGCGGTGGGAGGGTGTCGCCGCCGACGGTCACGGGGGCGCCGAGGCCGGCTTGGGACAGGATGTTGCCGGCGCCGGCGGCGGGCCGGGTGACGGTGAGGTCGGCGCGGGCGGCGGGCGGGCTGCCGCCCTGGCCGTAGTGGAGGAAGACCATCGGGTTGACGGTGTCGCCGGTGTAGTGGCGGCGGGGTGCGGTCACCGGGTCGAGGCGGGGTCCGCCGGAGGCGACGACCTGGACGAAGTAGCGCAGGTCTACGCCCGGCGGGGGGAACTCGCCGCCGCCGGGCCGGTAGACCTGGACGGTCCACTGGCCGTCGCGCTGCTGGGCGTAGGGCAGCGGGACGCGGACGAAGGACCAGGTCGCGCCGGAGGTGGAGGCGGTGGAGACGTAGTCGCCGGCCGGGGTGCGCAGGGCGATCAGGAGGTCGCCGTCGGGGTTGTCCCAGCCGATGATCACGGTCAGCGCCTCTTCCCCGCAGACCTGGAAGGGGATGGGGTCGCCGCGGCGGATCGCGGCGGGCATGTCGTACTCGGGGTCCATCAGCGCGCCGGCTTCGAAGATGTTGCCGAAGGCGAGGCCGAAGAACTTCTTCAGCGCCAGTCCGTTGCCGGCCCGCGTGTACAGGCCGTCGTGGTCCTGGGTGAGGCGGGTGAGCAGGGCGCCGTCGAGGCTGGTCTCGGTGCCGAAGCCGACGGCGTCGACATCGATGCCGCCGAGGGTGTTCTCGATGTCGGCGACCATGGGGGGTGTGTTCTGCAGGCCGTCGGTGAGCAGCAGGACCGAGCGCGGGTTGGTGGCGGGGGGCAGTTGGTCGCGGGCGGCCGCGAGCGCGCCGCCGATGGTGGTCGCGCCGCCGGGGTCGAGGGCGCCGATGATGCCGCCGGTGTAGGGCGGGGGGCCGGTGAGGGTGTTCTTGGTGGTGTCGGAGACCGGGGCGAGGGCGAAGTCGACGGGTGAGGTCGCGGTGGTGGAGAACGACACCAGGCCGAGGCGGTTGCCGCTGCCGGCGCGGACCAGGCGGACGAACAGGGAGGCGGCGTCGCGGGCTTCCTCGATCTTGGTGCGGTCGCGGCCGGTTCCGGCAGTGTCCTGCATGCTGCCGGAGCGGTCGAGGACGACCATCACGTCGCGGCTGGTCTGCGGTCCGGGCGGGTTGGCGAGCTGGCCGAGCATGCTCGCGGTCGGGTAGTAGTGCAGCAGGCATTTGCCGCCGTTGGACAGGATGCCGACGATCCGGCCGGCGGAGTCGAACAGTCCGGAGCCCGAGCTGCCACCCGACACGTCGACGTTGACGTCGAGGGCGCGGGCCGAGCTCGCCAGGGTGGCGGCGAACGCGGTGTGCGGGGGCGACAGTTTCTTCACCGCCCCGTTGGGGTGGTGGATGCCGAAGACCTGCTCACCCGCGCCCGGCAGGTCGGGGCGGACGGGAACGGGGGTCAGACCGAGGCCCGCCGCCGGTACTTTCAGCTGGAGCAGGGTGTAGTCGACGCCGCTGTTCGGGTCCCACTGGTGGCCGAGGACCTTGACGACTTTGTGGAAGCGGGCCGCGTATCCGGGCGGGCGGTTGCCGGCGCAGTCGGTGGCGTAGTCGAAGGTGACCGAGGCGGAGGCGGCTTCCGCGGCGACGTCTTCCAGGCAGTGGCCGGCGGTCAGGACCACGTTGGGTTCGATCAGGGTCACCGAGCAGGTCGACAGGATGCCCTGGCTGACCATGACGATCATTCCGACGCTTTTCGCCACGCGGGCGCGCACGTCCGTCGCGGGGGTGGCGCAGGCGGCGTTCTCCCAGTTCGGCGGGGTGTTGCAGAACCAGAACGGGTCGTACTTCGGTTCCGTGTAGAGCGCGTCGCCCAGGAACGGGTCGCTGTTGGAGAAGGCGGTCGGGTCCTGCTGGCCGGCGTGGCGTTCCCCGCGCGCGTAGCGGTCGAGGGTGGCGCCGCCGGTGGTCGAGCCGTTGGTGATGTAGCGGATCGGGACGCGGCCGGCCGGGAAGGCGTACACGTTGACGGGGCGGGTCCAGAAGTCGGGGCCGTCTGCGGAGGTGAACACGTCCGTGCCGTAGCCGAGGTCGACCTCGAGGCGGTTGGCGGCGGGCAGGCTGACCCCGGTGAAGTGCAGGATGACGAGTTTGGTGCCGGAGGGCGCGGGGACCCAGGGAAAGTCGTAGGACCACGTGCCCGGTGAGGTCGGCGGGGCTCCTGACGCGGGGCCGACGGTGACCGGGGGCGACAGCGTCTGCACCGTTCCGGTGATGTGGGACATGGCGTCTCCTGTGGTGGTGGCCGCCCGCTGTGGCCTGGAGCGGGTAAGCCGACACCTACCCCCGCAACTACTCTTTGTAATCGTTGCTGGTGGGGGTGTGAAGAGGCAGGGGAAGCGCCCGAGGAGCGCGCCGTGTCGTGTCGCCGGGTGGTGAGGGGATGCGCCCCTTCCCCGCTCCTTGCCCGCCGGTTCGGCGCCGGTGGGGCGGCGGGTGTGGGGCACTGGTGGCGCCGGCAAAGCGCCGGTACGCCGGCGGTGGCGCGGGCGAAAGGGGCCTGGGGGGGTGCGCCGGTGGTACGCGCCGGGGGTACGCGCCCGGGGAGGGCGGTGCGGCGGGAGGGCCTGCTGCGGCCGGCGTCGTCGACGGTTGTTCCCCCGCGCGCGACTGCGGCGAGCGCGGCCCCGTACCCCTGCAGGCGTGGCGAGAAGGCCAAGGGAGGGGTGGCGGGGTGGTGGTGACGCCGTGGGGTGTCCGTTCGGGCGGGCTGTTCGCGTGCCGGGGGTTGCTCAGCGCGCCCGTCCGCTGGGTGCTTCGGGCGGACGGGCGCGGTGGCAGGACGGGCGCGGTGGGCCGGAGGCCGGGCGCGGTGGGCCGGAGGCCGGGCGGTCAGGAGACGCGCTTGAGGGTCCAGGCGTTGTTGTTGAAGCCGCCGTTGGGGAAGGCGACGCAGCCGCTGCTGTAGTACGAGGCGGTCGCCACCCAGCCGGCCGGGTAGTAGGTGGAGCCGCACGCCTCGACGACGGTGCCCACGGGCAGGCCGGTCAGCTGCTTGATCTGCTTGATGTTCGGGGCGAAGTTCTGGGTGCCGCAGCTCGGGCTGTAACCCCAGTTGACGTCGACGTAGCCGGCGGGGGTGGCGCTGCTCGCGCAGGTCGTGGTCACGTCTCCGGGCGCGGCCTGGGCGGGAGCGGCACTGAGCGCGAACATCGCCGCGGTACCGGCGAGGGCCATGGCGGTGGTGCGCAGACGGGTCACAGCGGTCTCCTTGGATACGAAAAGGGTGCCGGTCGGACATGGCAGGCCATTCCTACGGCACGCTTCCGGACGCGTGACAGCTGGTTTTCGGCCGGGACGATCACGCCACGCGGTCGGCTGGGGCCGGGTCCGGGGCCGGTAGGGGGTGGGGGCGGTCCGGCAGGGGTCCGGGCCGGTGGCGGCAGGGGCCGCAAGGGGCGGGGCGGGGCGGGAAAGGCGGGTCGGGGAAGCGGGCCGGGCCGGCTCCGGGGGCGGGGGTCGCCCCGGCCGGAAGCGGGGGGTGGCGGGCCCGCGGCCTGGGTGGCCGCGCGCCCGCTCCCCTGTCAGACGACCGCGCCTGTCGGGTCGGTGGTCTTCTCGCGGACCGCGCGGACGGGCGCGGGGCTGCGGCTTTCCAGGGTGACCGCGAGGGGCAGGGCGGTGAAGACGGTCGAGGCCATGCCGAGGACGACACCGGCCAGCAGGGCCACGGAGAAGTCCGCGAGGGTGTCGCCGCCGAGGACCGCGAGGGCCATGAGGACGAACAGCGCGCCCATGCCGGTGTTGACCGTGCGGGGCAGGGTCTGGGCGACGGCCCGGTCGGCGAGGTCCGCGAGCGGGATCCGGCCGCCCTTGCGGCGCAGTTCGCGCAGCCGGTCCAGGACCACGACGGAGTCGTTGACCGAGTAGCCGACGACGGTCAGCAGCGCGGCCAGGAAGACGCTGTCCACCGGTTTGCCGAGCCAGGCGAACAGTCCGATGACCAGCAGGACGTCCTGGGCCATGGCGGCGACCGCGGCCGCGGCGTAGGTCCAGCGGAAGCGGATGGACAGGTAGAGGAGCTGGGCGGCGACGGCGAGCCCGAGGGCGAGGAGGGCGTGGGTGCGCAGTTCGCCGCCGAGGCTGGGGCCGATCAGGTCGTCGCGTTCGACGGTCAAGGGGCCGGCGGCCTTGGTGAGGGCCTCGGTGATGCGGGTCTGGGCCGTGTCGGCGGTGTCCCCCACCCGTACGGTGATGTCCCGGCCGCCGTCGCCGGTGGTCTGGACGACGGCGTCCGCGAAGCCCGCGGCGGTGACGGCCGCGCGGGCCGTGTCGGCGTCGACCGGGCGGGTGGCGGTGTAGCGGACGTCGCGGCCGCCGGTGAACTCCACGCCGAACTCCACGCCCCGTACGCCGATTCCGGCGAGGGCGAGCAGCAGCAGGGCGGTGCCGGCGGTGTACCAGGTGCGCCGGCGGCGCATCAGGCGCGGGGGGCGGCGGTTCAGCCGGGTGCGCAGCCGGCCGAGGCCGGCCATGCCGGTGAGGGCGGGCCTGCGCCGGACGGCGCCGATACGCAGGGCCGCGTCGGCGAGGAGCCGGGTGATGATCATGGCGGTGATCATCGAGGCGAGGACGCCGATGGCCAGGGTCACACCGAAGCCCTTGACGGGGCCGGTGGCGAAGGCGAAGAGCAGGCCGGCGGCGAGGAGGGTGGTGATGTTGGAGTCGGCCACCGCGCTCCACGCCTTGCCGAACGCGGTGTGCAGGGGGCGGCGCGGGTCACGGGCCAGTGCGTCGGGGCCGAGCGTCGCGCGGGTGAGCGGGGTGGTGGCGCCCTTGCGGCGGGTACCGCCGGTGCCGGTACGGCCCGTGGTGCCGGTACGGCGGGTGGTGCGGGTGGGGTCGCCGAGGGCCGCGTATTCCTCTCTGGCCCGTTCGAAGACGAGGACGTTGGCGTCGACGGCGATGCCGACGGCGAGGACGAAGCCGGCGAGCCCCGGCAGGGTGAGGGTGGCGCCGAGCGCGACGACGGCCGCGTAGGAGATCAGTCCGTACAGGGCGAGGGCGATCGTGGCGAGGAAGCCGAGGAGCCGGTAGACGGCGATGACGAAGACGCCGGTGCAGGCGAGGCCGATGACGGCGGCCAGGGCGCTGGCGCGGATGGCGTCGGCGCCGAGGGTCGGGCCGACGGTGCTCTGTTCGACGGTGGTGACGGGCAGGGGCAGCGCGCCGCCCTCGACGAGCGCGGCCAGGTCGCGGGCCTCGGCGGCGGAGAAGCCGCCGGTGATCTGGGTGGAGCCGCCGGTGATGCCGCTGCCGCAGGGCACGCCGGTCTGCATCGCGGGGGCGGAGACGATCCGGTCGTCGAGCACGATCGCGACCCGGCGGGCGGGGTCGGTGCCCGGGGCGCAGGCGGCCTGACCGGTGAGGCGGGCCCAGGCGTCGGCGGCGTCGCCGCGGAAGGTGAGGTCGACCGTCCAGCCGCGGGCGCCGGTGGTGTCGAAGGCCGCCTCGGCGCTCTTGACGCCGTCGCCGGTCAGGGCGGGGGCGGCGAGTGCGAGGAACCCGCCCGAACCCGCGGCGGGGGCCTTGTCGGGACTGGGACTGGGGTTGGGGTTGGGGTTGGGGGCGGCGTCGGGGTCGGCCAGGACCCGGCTGCCGTCGGCGGCGGGCGGGCCGGCCGGACCGTCGGCGGCGGAGACGACGGGGTGGAAGGTCAGCTGGGCGGTGCGGCCGATGACTTCGGCGGCCTCGCGCGGGTCGCGCAGGCCGGGGAGTTCGACGACGATCCGCTTCTCTCCGGAGCGGGCGAGCGAGGGTTCGGCGACGCCGAGGCCGTCGACCCGTTTGCGCAGCACTTCCAGGGCGCGGTCGGTGGCCGCGGCGTCGGCGCGGAGCTGGGGGGTGTCCTGGGTCTCCAGGACGATACGGGTGCCGCCGCGCAGATCGAGTCCGAGGCGGGGCGGGGTGGTCAGGGCGGTCCACAGGGCGAGCGCGACGACGGCGAGCGCGAGCAGCGCACGCCGGAGCGCGGCGGACGAAGACATGGGTCCTCCACGGGCGGGGCACGGAACGCGCGCGGGGCGGGTGCCGTGCCGGGCGAGCTGGGGTTACGCGCGCGGCCGGACCGGAGGGCATGGCATGGGCAAACCCGCGTACGAGCAAGCCCGCGTACGGACATGCCCGTCTGCGGGCATTCCTGCCTGCGGGCATTCCTGCCTGCGGGCTCGCCGGCTTGGGCTTGCGGTACGGGCTTCGGCTTGCGGGCATGCCT contains the following coding sequences:
- a CDS encoding ATP-binding region ATPase domain-containing protein (ATP binding site [chemical binding];~ATP-binding region ATPase domain-containing protein [Streptomyces sp. SirexAA- E];~G-X-G motif;~Histidine kinase-like ATPases; This family includes several ATP-binding proteins for example: histidine kinase, DNA gyrase B, topoisomerases, heat shock protein HSP90, phytochrome-like ATPases and DNA mismatch repair proteins; cd00075;~KEGG: sgr:SGR_3103 putative sensor-like histidine kinase; PFAM: ATP-binding region ATPase domain protein; SMART: ATP-binding region ATPase domain protein;~Mg2+ binding site [ion binding];~Signal predicted by SignalP 3.0 HMM (Signal peptide probability 0.995) with cleavage site probability 0.578 at residue 27;~Signal transduction histidine kinase [Signal transduction mechanisms]; COG0642;~identified by MetaGeneAnnotator; putative), with the protein product MSPSSRPAVLALLTSLAVTGSLCLWAVLAAPGSVQAPLAWGASTCAVLLSAAVAAAVHARATATRLRARLAAETQRSAAEIGKLVTASAAEDRRHAAESARIQAAAAAESARLQAASDSETTRLAAQAAADTAQHHTEITRLTARMARSESERSAALAACANAAGRMQALATSMLADLREMEHRHAAEDVLADLLHLDHRTAQAGRLADSVAVLTGARSGRRWAKPIVMESILRGAMGRISGYQRVRLHSTSDVAIAGHAAEGVMHALAELLDNAANFSPPTAEVHVYVEEVPAGVVITVEDSGLVMSDVQLRRAERAVAATDQSLTGLSGTRLGLAVVGRLARKHGLTVSFRPSARGGTGALMMLPQEILTRVTTPAPAPVPAARTSIPAQAKAPAPAARPAAAPVPEPEPAHGTAPQAQAPARDPRPAPEPTTAPGVPAHPAPSTHPAVPDPTPARDQPASESTAGLPLFGESGLPRRPRGRTLAAAEARRRAEKTDSTTSPAGESRPRPADAKEQAARFNSFRQAVRPQTPHPEEGNTR
- a CDS encoding von willebrand factor type A (identified by MetaGeneAnnotator; putative;~sequence version:1); the protein is MSHITGTVQTLSPPVTVGPASGAPPTSPGTWSYDFPWVPAPSGTKLVILHFTGVSLPAANRLEVDLGYGTDVFTSADGPDFWTRPVNVYAFPAGRVPIRYITNGSTTGGATLDRYARGERHAGQQDPTAFSNSDPFLGDALYTEPKYDPFWFCNTPPNWENAACATPATDVRARVAKSVGMIVMVSQGILSTCSVTLIEPNVVLTAGHCLEDVAAEAASASVTFDYATDCAGNRPPGYAARFHKVVKVLGHQWDPNSGVDYTLLQLKVPAAGLGLTPVPVRPDLPGAGEQVFGIHHPNGAVKKLSPPHTAFAATLASSARALDVNVDVSGGSSGSGLFDSAGRIVGILSNGGKCLLHYYPTASMLGQLANPPGPQTSRDVMVVLDRSGSMQDTAGTGRDRTKIEEARDAASLFVRLVRAGSGNRLGLVSFSTTATSPVDFALAPVSDTTKNTLTGPPPYTGGIIGALDPGGATTIGGALAAARDQLPPATNPRSVLLLTDGLQNTPPMVADIENTLGGIDVDAVGFGTETSLDGALLTRLTQDHDGLYTRAGNGLALKKFFGLAFGNIFEAGALMDPEYDMPAAIRRGDPIPFQVCGEEALTVIIGWDNPDGDLLIALRTPAGDYVSTASTSGATWSFVRVPLPYAQQRDGQWTVQVYRPGGGEFPPPGVDLRYFVQVVASGGPRLDPVTAPRRHYTGDTVNPMVFLHYGQGGSPPAARADLTVTRPAAGAGNILSQAGLGAPVTVGGDTLPPRQSTLRTLEKAAGHPLFTYTTDTFPLFDDPAHTDGTFEPAGLFGNPLPELLTVEGDYTFHARAVYGEGCASSRETQWTVHVDVSVDPAHTTTTVTGGPTGGTLTLVPRDRYGNRLGPGRTDGLPLTAAPGTTLTGPVTDNGDGSYTVPVTWTAGTPGAPAVIVSQPGRPPVLVNGTPLPPGGTPCEPCCGGALTTLLRTLCHCLTQPPRPPHDPCDPHAPCGHDGHHPKPPGTHHGTGTGTGTGSGKGCCGG
- a CDS encoding hypothetical protein (identified by MetaGeneAnnotator; putative;~sequence version:1) translates to MVVTPWGVRSGGLFACRGLLSAPVRWVLRADGRGGRTGAVGRRPGAVGRRPGGQETRLRVQALLLKPPLGKATQPLL
- a CDS encoding hypothetical protein (identified by MetaGeneAnnotator; putative;~sequence version:1), which encodes MTRLRTTAMALAGTAAMFALSAAPAQAAPGDVTTTCASSATPAGYVDVNWGYSPSCGTQNFAPNIKQIKQLTGLPVGTVVEACGSTYYPAGWVATASYYSSGCVAFPNGGFNNNAWTLKRVS
- a CDS encoding bifunctional preprotein translocase subunit secD/secF (Protein export membrane protein; cl14618;~bifunctional preprotein translocase subunit SecD/SecF, partial [Streptomyces pristinaespiralis ATCC25486];~bifunctional preprotein translocase subunit SecD/SecF; Reviewed;~identified by MetaGeneAnnotator; putative), whose product is MSSSAALRRALLALAVVALALWTALTTPPRLGLDLRGGTRIVLETQDTPQLRADAAATDRALEVLRKRVDGLGVAEPSLARSGEKRIVVELPGLRDPREAAEVIGRTAQLTFHPVVSAADGPAGPPAADGSRVLADPDAAPNPNPNPSPSPDKAPAAGSGGFLALAAPALTGDGVKSAEAAFDTTGARGWTVDLTFRGDAADAWARLTGQAACAPGTDPARRVAIVLDDRIVSAPAMQTGVPCGSGITGGSTQITGGFSAAEARDLAALVEGGALPLPVTTVEQSTVGPTLGADAIRASALAAVIGLACTGVFVIAVYRLLGFLATIALALYGLISYAAVVALGATLTLPGLAGFVLAVGIAVDANVLVFERAREEYAALGDPTRTTRRTGTTGRTGTGGTRRKGATTPLTRATLGPDALARDPRRPLHTAFGKAWSAVADSNITTLLAAGLLFAFATGPVKGFGVTLAIGVLASMITAMIITRLLADAALRIGAVRRRPALTGMAGLGRLRTRLNRRPPRLMRRRRTWYTAGTALLLLALAGIGVRGVEFGVEFTGGRDVRYTATRPVDADTARAAVTAAGFADAVVQTTGDGGRDITVRVGDTADTAQTRITEALTKAAGPLTVERDDLIGPSLGGELRTHALLALGLAVAAQLLYLSIRFRWTYAAAAVAAMAQDVLLVIGLFAWLGKPVDSVFLAALLTVVGYSVNDSVVVLDRLRELRRKGGRIPLADLADRAVAQTLPRTVNTGMGALFVLMALAVLGGDTLADFSVALLAGVVLGMASTVFTALPLAVTLESRSPAPVRAVREKTTDPTGAVV